The DNA sequence GAGCGTCCGGTTTCTCAACTGAATTCGAGCAACAGCGGGCAATGATCCGAAACTTCGGGCTGTCTCACAACGTCGAAGTGATCGATCTTCACAGCCGGATTGACCAGCATGTAATCCGCATAGCGGTTTTGCTTGGTGTAATGCGAAGTCCGCGTGTCGGTAAAGCCGCGCGTCGTAACCAACTCTGTAAGGTCCAGCTCTTTCAGAACAGCAAAAGTCTTGCTGTCAGGCAAGACATTGAAATCACCACAGACGATGATCCGGTCACCAGCCTCCGCGATGTTTCTGACGAGCTGGGCGAGACGCGTCGCCTGCGCCAGCCGTGCGGCGCTATCGTGTTTGCCGTTGGGGTCTCGCAGGCCGTGCATGTGGGCGATGACGGCGGGCTGGCCGGTTGTGAAATCGAAAATACGAACGGCGTGGGCGGTTCGCGATCTCGGGTGATCGCCATATCCATCGGCCGAAAAGGTGCCATGTACGAAACCTTGCACCTGCGCGACAATGGCAATGGATTTACGCACGAAGGTCGCCAACCCCCATTGCGACGGGTATCGTGTTTCGCCGTGCCAGAGATCGCCCTGCGCTGCCGGGCAGAAGACCGCCATATGATCGGGCAGGGCGTCTGCGACATCCCGCAGGAAATTCGCCCTCTGCGGCAGGTCGATGCCGTGATCGCGATAGGCTAGCCAGTCCTGCGTGGCAGCCGGCGTATGCACCACTTCCTGCAGACACAAAATATCGGGATCGGAAGAAGAGAGATAGGGAACAAGCTCGTCGTGAAGCTTTCCGCCCCAGCCGTTCAGGCAGATCAGACGCATTCACACTCCATTGCTGCAGGATTGCATGATCCCGTTTAGCATGGAACCGCCGACGATCAATCATGTCCAGCCATTTCAGGATGTGGAGGTGTCGTCGCCCGAATATCAAAGGCCCGGATGTTTCCGGGCCTTTGATAAGGGTTCAAGCCGAATGGCTCATCCGGCCATTTTGTGTCATGCCGCGACAGTTACATCTTCGGCAGCAACACCTTGTCGATGACATGAATGACGCCATTGGATTGCTTGACGTCAGCGATGGTTACATGAGCAACCGTGCCGTTCTCGTCCGTCAACGTGATTTTGCCCATGCTTTCCTTGGCCTTAAGCACGCAGCCGCCGACGGTCTTCACGTCATGCTCGCCCTTGTCATCCTTGATCATCTTTTCGATGGCGGGTGACAGTGCATTGGCGGCGACCACGTGGCAGGTCAGCACCTTGACCAGCTTCTCCTTGTTCTCGGGCTTCAGAAGATCGTCGACCGCACCCTTCGGAAGGGCCGCGAAAGCCTCGTTGGTCGGCGCGAACACCGTGAACGGACCTTTTCCTTGAAGTGTTTCGACAAGGCCGGCAGCCTTCACCGCTGCGACAAGCGTTGTATGGTCTTTCGAGTTCATCGCATTTTCAACGATGTTCTTGTCCTCGAACATTGCGGCGCCGCCAACTTTGGGGTTCGCGGCATAAGCGGAAACCATGCCGATGGAAAGAGCTGCGGCCAGCGTCAGGGCGCGAACAGAAACGTTGTACATCGTTATTCCTCCTTGGTGACTTCCAAACCCCGAAAGGCATTTCTTCCGGTGGCCGCTATCGGTCATCCGTAGCGATACAAGAGACGGAAGCCGGCGCCTCGAAGTTTCAGGCGAGCCAGGAAAAATGATAACCAATTGACTTTAATGATGAATATCTGTGCTTCAGCTATAAGCGACGCGCAGTGCCTGATGCGACGATCGGGCCGGTGGGAAGGCCGGTGGGCGAACCGCCGAACGGTTCAAGGCTGACGGCAAATACGGAACCTTCACCGAGTGTGCGTTGTATCTCGGGTGAAATGATCATTTCCGCATCAACCTTCGCGTCGATGATGCCGAGCGACTTCGGATTGCCCGTCGGTGGTACCACCCACAGTTCAAGCGACCGGCGTTCACCGCCGTCCGCTGCAACCGGTGTGATTTTCAGGCGTCCGCTTGACGCGTCGTAGGACGCCACAAGATCGATCACGTTGCCGGGGGCGGTGAGGTTGGCAACGAGCGGCGCCGTTCGCTTGCCACCCGGTATAAGCAGACCTGACATAAGGGCAATGGCAACGACAGCCGCGAGTGAGGAGACAAGCGATACGCTGCGCCAGAAGACGAGTGACTGCCAGAGCGAAGCAGTGGAACGATCGGGGCTGTTGGCGAAGAGGCGATTTTCGATACGGCTGAATATTGCGGCGTCGGGTGGGATCTCGCCATAGGCATCGTTGAACGATGCGGTATCGATCTGCCAGCGCTCCACGAGGCGCTGAAAGTCGGCATCATCCGTCATGCGCTTCTCGACCAGCCGGCGCTTTTCCAGCGAAAGAAGGCCAAGCACATATTCAGCCGCAAGGACTTCATCCTGCGGCGTGTCGCCATGACTATGTTCGCCAGATATCATCGTTCCATGCACTCTCTCAGTTTCAGCAGGCTGCGGCGAAGCCACGTCCGCACCGTGTTGAGCGGTGCATTCATGTCTTCCGCAAGTTCCGCATAACTCATGCCCTCCACATAGGCTCGCCGCACAGCGTTGGCTTGGTCCGGCCGCAGCTCCTCCATACACCTGTCGATCCGCCGGCCTTCATCGCGCATCACGGTTTGCGTTTCCGGGTCCAGAGTCACCTGGTCTTCAAGGTCCAGCAGGGTATCGATGTCATCGCTCACGGGTCTCCGCGCCCGGATGACATCAATACAGTGGTTTCGAGCGACGGTGGAAAGCCACGTCAGCGCATGCCCCGAGCGACTTGCGAAGGAATGCGCTCTTTGCCAGATTCTGATATAGATTTCCTGCAATGCCTCTTCCGCATCCGTCCGGTCCTTTAAGATACGGATGCAGATTGCAAAAAGTTTCGGGCTGGTTGCCTGGTAAAGCGTGGCGAAGGCGGAGCGGTCTCCGAGCGCAACGCGCCCGATCAGGACAGCAATCTCATCGCCTTGCATCCGCACATTCTCCGCCTCGTCCGCAAGTTAGACAAGCAGATACGAAAAAACACAAGACCCCGGCCGCGAGAAAGCCGGGCCAGGTCACACCGCCACTTCTGCCATAAAAAAAGCCCGGAGCGATCCGGGCTTTTGTCTTGAGCTAAACAAAGTTTACTCTGCCGCTTCGGCATAATCTTCCATCGGCGGGCAGGTGCAGATGAGGTTGCGGTCACCATAGACATTGTCGATGCGGTTGACCGGCGACCAGTATTTGTCGATGCGGAACGCGCCGGGCGGGAAGCAGCCCTTTTCGCGGCTATAGGGACGATCCCATTCACCGACGAGGTCTTCTACCGTGTGCGGCGCGTTCTTCAGCGGATTGTTGCTCTTGTCCGCACGGCCTTCCTCGATGTCGCGGGCTTCCTCGCGGATCGCCAGCATGGCATCGCAGAAACGGTCGATTTCCGCCTTGGTCTCGGATTCGGTCGGCTCGATCATCAGCGTGCCGGCCACCGGCCAGCTCATGGTCGGCGCGTGGAAACCGCAATCGACAAGGCGCTTTGCCACATCGTCCACCGTCACGCCGCAGCTATCCGCGAGCGGGCGAGTGTCGATGATGCATTCATGCGCCACGCGACCGGTCTCGGACTTGTAGAGCACGTCGTAAGCGCCCTTCAGCCGTTCCGCGATATAGTTGGCATTGAGGATCGCCACCTTGGTCGCCTGCGTCAGCCCTTCGCCGCCCATCATCAGGCAATAGCTCCAGGAGATCGGCAGGATCGACGGCGAGCCGAAGGGAGCAGCAGACACCGCACCCTCACGGCCGTCCGTCGAAGGATGACCCGGAAGGTAAGGAGCAAGATGCGCCTTGACGCCGATCGGTCCCATGCCGGGGCCGCCGCCGCCATGCGGAATGCAGAAGGTCTTGTGCAGGTTGAGGTGCGAAACATCAGAACCGATATCGCCGGGACGGGCGAGACCGACCATGGCGTTCATGTTGGCGCCGTCGAGATAGACCTGACCGCCTTGGCTGTGCGTGATCTCGCAGATCTCTCGAACCGTCTCCTCGAACACGCCGTGGGTGGACGGATAAGTGATCATGCAGCACGAGAGGTTTTCCGCATACTGCTCTGCTTTTGCACGGAAATCATCGATATCGATGTCGCCGTTATCCCGCACTTTCACCGGCACGACTTTCATGCCGACCATCTGCGCCGAGGCAGGATTGGTGCCATGTGCGGAAGTCGGAATGAGGCAGACGTCACGATGGGTGCCGCCATTGGCGAGGTGAAAGTTACGGATGGTGAGAAGCCCTGCATATTCCCCCTGCGCACCGGAATTCGGCTGCATGGAGAAGGCATCATAACCGGTGACCGAGCACAGCTTTTCGGAGAGATCGTCGATCATTTCCTTGTAACCGAGCGCCTGATTGGCCGGCACGAAGGGATGGATGTCGGAAAATTCCGGCCAGGTGATCGGCAGCATTTCCGCCGTGGCGTTCAGTTTCATGGTGCAGGAACCGAGCGGGATCATGGAGCGGTCGAGCGCCAGATCACGGTCCGAAAGGCGGCGGATGTAACGGGTCATCTCGCTTTCGGCGCGGTTCATGTGGAAGATCGGATGCGTCATGTACTGGCTGGTGCGCAGCAGTTCTTTCGGCAGGCGATAGTCCGGCTCGAAATCCGAGATCGAGAAATTGCCGCCGAAAGCACGCCAGACGGCCTCAAGCGTTGCCGGGCGCGTACGCTCGTCAAGGCTCATGCCGATCTTGGTCGCGCCGACCTTGCGCAGGTTCACGCCTTCAGCCACGGCCGAACGCAGGATGACGCCCTGCATATGGCCGACTTCGACGGTGATGGTGTCGAAGAAGGTTTCCGGCTCGATGGTGTAGCCGAGCTTTTCCAGCCCCTTGGCCATCAGCACGGCCTTCTGGTGGGTCTGCTGGGCAATCGCCTTGATGCCCTGCGGACCGTGGAAGACGCCATACATCGAAGCCATGACGGCAAGCAGCACCTGCGCGGTGCAGATGTTCGACGTCGCCTTTTCGCGGCGGATATGCTGTTCGCGGGTCTGCAGCGACAGGCGATAGGCACGGTTGCCGCGCGCATCGACCGAAACGCCGACCAGACGGCCGGGCATGGAGCGCTTATGCGCATCCTTGACGGCCATGTAAGCCGCATGCGGGCCACCATAACCGACCGGAACGCCGAAACGCTGCGAGGTGCCGATGGCGATGTCTGCGCCCATTTCGCCGGGAGACTTCAGAAGCGTCAGCGCCAGAAGATCGGCGGCGACGGCGGCAATCGCGCCCGTCTGATGCAGGCGGGAAATCAGGCCGGAGAAATCGCTGACATGGCCGTGCGTGCCCGGATACTGGAAGATCGCGCCGAACACATCGACCGGATCGAGATCGGTGAAGGGATTGCCGACGATCACTTTCCAGCCGAGCGGGGCCGCACGGGTCTCGATCAGCGCAATGGTCTGCGGGTGGCAATTGGCATCCACGAAGAAGGCGGTTGCCTTGGACTTGGCGACGCGCTGGCACATGGCCATGGCTTCCGCCGCCGCTGTCGCTTCATCGAGCAGCGATGCGTTGGCGACATCGAGACCGGTCAGATCGCAGACCATGGTCTGGTAGTTCAGCAGCGCCTCAAGACGGCCCTGGCTGATTTCCGGCTGGTAGGGCGTATAGGCCGTGTACCACGCGGGGTTTTCCAGAATGTTGCGCTGGATGACCGGCGGCGTGATGGTGCCGTAATAGCCCTGGCCGATCAGCGAGGTCAGCACCTGGTTCTTGTTGGCCGTCTCACGAAGACGGTCGAGCGCCTCGCGTTCGGTCAGCGCCGCACCCCAGGTGAGCGGTACCTTCTGGCGGATGGAGGAGGGAACGGTGGCGTCGATCAGCGCGTCGAGGCTCTTATAGCCAACGACCTTCAGCATCTCCGCCATTTCCGACGGCGACGGCCCGATGTGACGCCGGTTGGCGAAATCATAGGGCTGATAGTCGGTGAAATGGAATTCGGTGGGCGTCGTCATTACGCGATCAGCTCCTTGTAGGCTGCTTCATCGAGCAGCGTATCGGCATCCGCCGCATTGGAAAGCTTCAGCTTGAAGAACCAGCCGGCACCCTGCGGGTCGGAATTGACCAGCGAGGGATCATCAACGATGGCCTGGTTGATTTCGACCACTTCGCCATCCAGCGGACAATAAACATCGGAAGCCGCCTTGACGGATTCAACGGTCGCTGCATCGCCATCCTTTGCGAAGGTGGCGCCCACTTCCGGCAATTCGACGAAAACCAGATCGCCGAGCTGTTCAGCGGCGTGGCTGGTGATGCCAACGGTGGCGATATCGCCTTCGAACTTCAGCCATTCGTGTTCTGCGGTAAATTTCAGCATCGTATTCTCTCCGGAGATGGGATGAAGATTATCGTTTATAGGTGGGCTTGATGAAGGGCAGGGCGGCGACGGTGACGGGCAGATATTTGCCGCGCACTTCCGCAAAGACAGCCGTGCCGGGAGCAGCGTAGGAAACAGGCACGTAGCCCATGGCGACGGGACCCTCGACCGAAGGACCGAAGCCGCCGGAAGTCACTTCGCCGATTTCCGTCTTGCCCTCGGCATCCGCGAAAAGCTTGGAATGGCCGCGCACCGGCGCCTTGCCTTCCGGCTTCAAACCGACGCGGCGGCGCGATGTACCGTCCTTGAGTTCGCCGAGAATACGCTCGGATCCAGGAAAACCGCCTTCACGATCACCGCCGGCGCGGCGCGCCTTCTGGATTGCCCATTCAAGCGAGGCTTCGATGGGGGAGGTCGTGGTGTCGATGTCGTTGCCATAGAGACAAAGGCCGGCTTCGAGCCGCAGGCTGTCGCGCGCGCCAAGCCCGATGGCTTCGCAATCGGGATGTTCGAGCAGGGCCTTGGCGATCTCGTCTGCCTTTTCGGCCGGCACGGAGATTTCAAAACCGTCTTCACCGGAATAACCGGAACGGGAAACGATGCAGGGCACGTCGTGCAGTGGCACTTCCTGCACGTCCATGAACTTCATTTCGGACACGC is a window from the Agrobacterium tumefaciens genome containing:
- a CDS encoding endonuclease/exonuclease/phosphatase family protein, which codes for MRLICLNGWGGKLHDELVPYLSSSDPDILCLQEVVHTPAATQDWLAYRDHGIDLPQRANFLRDVADALPDHMAVFCPAAQGDLWHGETRYPSQWGLATFVRKSIAIVAQVQGFVHGTFSADGYGDHPRSRTAHAVRIFDFTTGQPAVIAHMHGLRDPNGKHDSAARLAQATRLAQLVRNIAEAGDRIIVCGDFNVLPDSKTFAVLKELDLTELVTTRGFTDTRTSHYTKQNRYADYMLVNPAVKIDHFDVVRQPEVSDHCPLLLEFS
- a CDS encoding fasciclin domain-containing protein; amino-acid sequence: MYNVSVRALTLAAALSIGMVSAYAANPKVGGAAMFEDKNIVENAMNSKDHTTLVAAVKAAGLVETLQGKGPFTVFAPTNEAFAALPKGAVDDLLKPENKEKLVKVLTCHVVAANALSPAIEKMIKDDKGEHDVKTVGGCVLKAKESMGKITLTDENGTVAHVTIADVKQSNGVIHVIDKVLLPKM
- a CDS encoding anti-sigma factor produces the protein MISGEHSHGDTPQDEVLAAEYVLGLLSLEKRRLVEKRMTDDADFQRLVERWQIDTASFNDAYGEIPPDAAIFSRIENRLFANSPDRSTASLWQSLVFWRSVSLVSSLAAVVAIALMSGLLIPGGKRTAPLVANLTAPGNVIDLVASYDASSGRLKITPVAADGGERRSLELWVVPPTGNPKSLGIIDAKVDAEMIISPEIQRTLGEGSVFAVSLEPFGGSPTGLPTGPIVASGTARRL
- a CDS encoding sigma-70 family RNA polymerase sigma factor; amino-acid sequence: MQGDEIAVLIGRVALGDRSAFATLYQATSPKLFAICIRILKDRTDAEEALQEIYIRIWQRAHSFASRSGHALTWLSTVARNHCIDVIRARRPVSDDIDTLLDLEDQVTLDPETQTVMRDEGRRIDRCMEELRPDQANAVRRAYVEGMSYAELAEDMNAPLNTVRTWLRRSLLKLRECMER
- the gcvP gene encoding aminomethyl-transferring glycine dehydrogenase, with product MTTPTEFHFTDYQPYDFANRRHIGPSPSEMAEMLKVVGYKSLDALIDATVPSSIRQKVPLTWGAALTEREALDRLRETANKNQVLTSLIGQGYYGTITPPVIQRNILENPAWYTAYTPYQPEISQGRLEALLNYQTMVCDLTGLDVANASLLDEATAAAEAMAMCQRVAKSKATAFFVDANCHPQTIALIETRAAPLGWKVIVGNPFTDLDPVDVFGAIFQYPGTHGHVSDFSGLISRLHQTGAIAAVAADLLALTLLKSPGEMGADIAIGTSQRFGVPVGYGGPHAAYMAVKDAHKRSMPGRLVGVSVDARGNRAYRLSLQTREQHIRREKATSNICTAQVLLAVMASMYGVFHGPQGIKAIAQQTHQKAVLMAKGLEKLGYTIEPETFFDTITVEVGHMQGVILRSAVAEGVNLRKVGATKIGMSLDERTRPATLEAVWRAFGGNFSISDFEPDYRLPKELLRTSQYMTHPIFHMNRAESEMTRYIRRLSDRDLALDRSMIPLGSCTMKLNATAEMLPITWPEFSDIHPFVPANQALGYKEMIDDLSEKLCSVTGYDAFSMQPNSGAQGEYAGLLTIRNFHLANGGTHRDVCLIPTSAHGTNPASAQMVGMKVVPVKVRDNGDIDIDDFRAKAEQYAENLSCCMITYPSTHGVFEETVREICEITHSQGGQVYLDGANMNAMVGLARPGDIGSDVSHLNLHKTFCIPHGGGGPGMGPIGVKAHLAPYLPGHPSTDGREGAVSAAPFGSPSILPISWSYCLMMGGEGLTQATKVAILNANYIAERLKGAYDVLYKSETGRVAHECIIDTRPLADSCGVTVDDVAKRLVDCGFHAPTMSWPVAGTLMIEPTESETKAEIDRFCDAMLAIREEARDIEEGRADKSNNPLKNAPHTVEDLVGEWDRPYSREKGCFPPGAFRIDKYWSPVNRIDNVYGDRNLICTCPPMEDYAEAAE
- the gcvH gene encoding glycine cleavage system protein GcvH; protein product: MLKFTAEHEWLKFEGDIATVGITSHAAEQLGDLVFVELPEVGATFAKDGDAATVESVKAASDVYCPLDGEVVEINQAIVDDPSLVNSDPQGAGWFFKLKLSNAADADTLLDEAAYKELIA
- the gcvT gene encoding glycine cleavage system aminomethyltransferase GcvT gives rise to the protein MDDTAELKTTPLHSLHVSLGARMVPFAGYDMPVQYPAGVLKEHLQTRTSAGLFDVSHMGQVIVKAKSGDNADAARALETLVPVDILGLKEGRQRYGFFTDDNGHILDDLMITNRGDHLFVVVNAACKDADVDHMKAHLSGTCEITLLDDRALIALQGPRAEEVLAELWAGVSEMKFMDVQEVPLHDVPCIVSRSGYSGEDGFEISVPAEKADEIAKALLEHPDCEAIGLGARDSLRLEAGLCLYGNDIDTTTSPIEASLEWAIQKARRAGGDREGGFPGSERILGELKDGTSRRRVGLKPEGKAPVRGHSKLFADAEGKTEIGEVTSGGFGPSVEGPVAMGYVPVSYAAPGTAVFAEVRGKYLPVTVAALPFIKPTYKR